In a genomic window of Amycolatopsis japonica:
- a CDS encoding amidase: MNDTKLTASELVAAYATGELSPVEATQNALRVIEERDGETNAFCLVDADGALEQAKASEIRWRDGNPIGWLDGVPASIKDMFLTQGWPTLRGSRCIDPDQPWDVDSPVTARLRENGLVLLGKTTTPELAWKGVTDNTLTGITRNPVDPSTTAGGSSGGSAAAVAAGMGELSVGTDGGGSIRIPASFCGIVGLKPTHGRIPLFPASPFGPLSHAGPMARSVDDTALLLDVLAMPDYRDPAALAPPVSTYREAVRRDVRGLIAAYSPTLGYVDVDPEVAEIVKSAVQSLGDAGLHIEEADPGFTDPKPAFDILWSTGAAKWLDTFPAGSENKVDPGLRKVWEFGKTFSASDYLGANAERAALGILMGEFHTRYDVLITPTLPIPAFEAGHEVPPGSGLSGWPDWTPFTYPFNMTQQPAISVPAGRTSSGLPVGLQIVGPRHSDDLVLAVAKLLEEVRPWP, encoded by the coding sequence TTGAACGACACCAAGTTGACCGCGAGCGAGCTCGTCGCCGCGTATGCCACCGGAGAGCTGTCGCCGGTCGAGGCCACCCAGAACGCGTTGCGTGTCATCGAGGAACGCGACGGTGAGACCAACGCCTTCTGTCTGGTCGACGCCGACGGCGCGCTCGAACAGGCGAAAGCGTCCGAGATTCGGTGGCGGGACGGTAACCCGATCGGCTGGCTCGACGGTGTCCCGGCGTCGATCAAGGACATGTTCCTGACGCAGGGCTGGCCGACGCTGCGCGGTTCGCGGTGCATCGACCCAGATCAGCCGTGGGACGTCGACAGCCCGGTCACCGCGCGACTGCGCGAGAACGGCTTGGTACTGCTGGGAAAGACCACGACGCCGGAACTGGCGTGGAAGGGCGTCACCGACAACACGCTGACCGGGATCACCCGCAACCCGGTCGACCCGTCGACGACGGCGGGCGGCTCCAGCGGGGGCAGTGCCGCGGCCGTCGCGGCGGGGATGGGCGAGCTTTCCGTCGGCACCGACGGTGGCGGCTCGATCCGGATTCCGGCTTCGTTCTGCGGAATCGTCGGTCTCAAACCGACACACGGCCGGATCCCGCTGTTCCCGGCGAGCCCGTTCGGGCCGCTCTCACACGCCGGCCCGATGGCGCGGTCGGTGGACGACACGGCGCTGCTCCTCGACGTTCTCGCGATGCCCGATTACCGCGACCCGGCCGCGCTCGCCCCGCCCGTCTCGACCTACCGCGAGGCCGTCCGCCGGGACGTGCGCGGGCTGATCGCCGCGTACTCGCCGACGCTCGGCTATGTCGACGTCGATCCGGAGGTCGCGGAGATCGTCAAATCGGCGGTCCAGTCGCTCGGGGACGCGGGCCTGCACATCGAAGAGGCCGATCCCGGTTTCACGGATCCCAAGCCCGCCTTCGACATCCTGTGGTCGACGGGGGCGGCCAAGTGGCTGGACACCTTCCCCGCCGGTTCGGAGAACAAGGTCGATCCCGGGCTGCGGAAAGTCTGGGAATTCGGCAAGACCTTCTCGGCGAGCGACTACCTCGGCGCCAACGCCGAGCGGGCCGCGCTGGGCATCCTGATGGGCGAGTTCCACACGCGCTACGACGTGCTGATCACGCCGACCCTGCCGATCCCCGCCTTCGAAGCCGGGCACGAGGTGCCGCCGGGCAGCGGGCTGAGCGGCTGGCCGGACTGGACGCCGTTCACCTACCCGTTCAACATGACCCAGCAGCCCGCCATCAGTGTGCCGGCCGGCCGCACCTCCAGCGGCCTCCCGGTCGGTCTGCAGATCGTCGGCCCGCGGCACTCCGACGACCTGGTGCTCGCGGTCGCGAAGCTCCTCGAGGAGGTCCGCCCCTGGCCGTGA
- a CDS encoding MFS transporter, which yields MTSLREPLRQHNFRWLIGGRTFGEFGNAVAPLALAFAVIDLTGSAVDIGIVVGARSVASVVLLLFGGVLADRLPRSVILQGTEVAATLTQAAIAASVLCGFASIPLLVGLSVVNGAVAAISAPASASLTPLTVPATQLAQANALARLLSNSGRIAGAGLGGILVTAVGPGWALGGNALLFLGSALSYRRIRLDRRERVPGSRPLAELAEGWREFRSRTWVWVVVVQFMVVNAVIAGGIAVLGPVVADSSFGRSGWGFALAAQTIGSLVGGILVARWQPRRALFVGVAVILFEAPPLILLGQAPLLPLLLAAMFVSGLAIEQFVVAWDVSLQENVPEDKLARVYSYDMLGSFIALPLGQMAAGPAAQHFGVSTTLLACAALVVAATCLALCSGQVRGLVRKTYAAQP from the coding sequence GTGACGTCCCTGCGCGAACCTCTGCGCCAGCACAACTTCCGCTGGCTGATCGGTGGCCGCACGTTCGGGGAGTTCGGCAACGCCGTCGCCCCGCTCGCGCTCGCGTTCGCCGTGATCGACCTGACCGGTTCCGCCGTCGACATCGGCATCGTCGTCGGCGCCCGCTCGGTGGCGAGCGTGGTTCTGCTGCTGTTCGGCGGCGTGCTCGCGGACCGGCTGCCGCGCTCGGTGATCCTGCAAGGTACCGAGGTCGCCGCCACCCTGACCCAGGCCGCCATCGCCGCGAGTGTCCTTTGTGGATTCGCGTCGATCCCGCTCTTGGTCGGTCTGAGCGTGGTCAACGGCGCGGTGGCCGCGATCTCGGCACCCGCTTCGGCGTCGCTCACCCCGCTGACGGTGCCCGCCACGCAGCTCGCGCAGGCGAACGCGCTGGCCAGGCTGCTGTCGAACTCCGGCCGGATCGCCGGTGCCGGACTCGGCGGCATCCTGGTCACCGCGGTCGGCCCCGGCTGGGCGCTCGGCGGCAACGCGCTCCTGTTCCTGGGCTCCGCCCTGTCCTACCGGCGCATCCGCCTCGACCGCCGGGAACGGGTCCCCGGCAGCCGCCCGCTGGCGGAACTCGCCGAAGGCTGGCGCGAATTCCGGTCACGGACGTGGGTGTGGGTCGTGGTCGTGCAGTTCATGGTGGTGAACGCCGTCATCGCCGGCGGGATCGCGGTGCTCGGTCCCGTCGTCGCCGACAGCAGCTTCGGGCGCTCCGGCTGGGGTTTCGCCCTCGCCGCGCAGACGATCGGCTCGCTCGTCGGCGGGATCCTCGTGGCCCGATGGCAGCCGCGGCGCGCGCTGTTCGTCGGGGTCGCGGTGATCCTCTTCGAAGCGCCGCCGCTGATCCTCCTGGGCCAGGCGCCCTTGCTCCCGTTGCTGCTCGCGGCCATGTTCGTCTCCGGACTGGCGATCGAGCAGTTCGTGGTCGCGTGGGACGTCTCGCTGCAGGAGAACGTGCCCGAGGACAAGCTCGCGCGCGTCTACTCCTACGACATGCTCGGTTCCTTCATCGCCCTGCCGCTCGGCCAGATGGCGGCCGGACCGGCCGCACAGCACTTCGGGGTCAGCACGACCCTGCTCGCGTGCGCCGCCCTGGTCGTGGCCGCCACCTGTCTCGCCCTGTGCAGCGGTCAGGTGCGCGGACTGGTCCGGAAGACCTACGCCGCCCAGCCCTGA
- a CDS encoding winged helix-turn-helix domain-containing protein has protein sequence MSDSPSLDGLRVLAHPVRLRILSLLTGVAMSAAEAARELGETQANVSYHLRRLHEAGLLDVAEEVRIRGGLAKRYRHDPESGMRFTSKNPDEEQLLIAAMVEELKRRSEFRLPDERGSISDAEMWVDRETWEKALEHARELSDLLHSAAKPPRTRGTIPVSATVAMFEMRRP, from the coding sequence ATGTCCGACTCCCCCAGCCTCGATGGGCTTCGCGTCCTCGCCCATCCCGTGCGGCTGCGCATTCTGTCGCTTTTGACCGGTGTCGCGATGAGCGCGGCCGAAGCCGCGCGCGAACTCGGTGAGACACAAGCGAATGTCAGCTATCACCTGCGGCGACTGCACGAGGCCGGGCTGCTCGACGTCGCCGAGGAGGTCCGGATCCGGGGCGGGCTGGCGAAACGCTACCGCCACGATCCGGAGTCCGGGATGCGGTTCACCTCGAAGAACCCGGACGAAGAACAGCTGCTCATCGCGGCGATGGTCGAAGAACTCAAGCGCCGCAGCGAATTCCGCCTTCCGGACGAACGCGGGTCGATCAGCGACGCGGAAATGTGGGTCGACCGCGAGACCTGGGAGAAGGCGCTCGAACACGCCCGCGAACTGAGCGATCTGCTGCACTCGGCCGCGAAACCGCCCCGCACCCGGGGCACGATCCCGGTCAGCGCGACGGTCGCGATGTTCGAGATGAGGCGTCCGTGA
- a CDS encoding aldo/keto reductase codes for MRTTTLGRSGLEVSRIAFGTWQLGGDWGSFDEDTAIAAIRHARELGVNLFDTAQAYGFGKSEAMLGKALREELKRDRDNLVIATKGGIKPRSERPRDSRREWLTQGIEDSLRFLDVDHIDLYQIHWPDSDAPAEETAGILQEFVDAGKIRHVGVSNYDAAGLAAFDKTRPVETLQPPYHLFRRDIETDPLPYARENDIGVLVYSPLGSGLLTGAFTPETTFEKTDWRSRSSAFTGETFQRNLAVVDRLKEFAAGKGISVSQLAIAWTLAQPGVHVAIVGARKAANIEASLAAADIDLSADELAEIDRLTADAVPVSGASPEGVA; via the coding sequence ATGCGTACGACGACATTGGGCAGGAGCGGTCTCGAGGTGTCGAGGATCGCCTTCGGCACCTGGCAGCTCGGTGGGGACTGGGGTTCGTTCGACGAGGACACGGCGATCGCCGCGATCCGCCACGCCCGCGAACTCGGCGTCAACCTCTTCGACACCGCGCAGGCCTACGGTTTCGGGAAATCCGAAGCCATGCTGGGGAAGGCGCTGCGCGAGGAACTCAAGCGCGACCGCGACAACCTCGTCATCGCGACGAAAGGCGGCATCAAACCGCGCTCCGAACGGCCACGCGACTCCCGGCGCGAGTGGCTGACGCAAGGCATCGAGGACAGTCTTCGCTTCCTCGACGTCGACCACATCGACCTCTACCAGATCCACTGGCCCGACTCCGACGCCCCGGCCGAGGAGACGGCGGGAATCCTGCAGGAGTTCGTCGACGCCGGGAAGATCCGGCATGTCGGCGTCTCGAACTACGACGCCGCCGGGCTGGCCGCCTTCGACAAGACCCGGCCGGTGGAAACCCTGCAGCCGCCGTATCACCTGTTCCGCCGCGACATCGAGACCGATCCTCTGCCGTACGCTCGGGAGAACGACATCGGTGTGCTCGTGTACAGCCCGCTCGGCAGCGGCCTGCTGACCGGAGCCTTCACCCCCGAGACGACGTTCGAGAAGACCGACTGGCGGTCCCGGTCGTCGGCGTTCACCGGGGAGACCTTCCAGCGCAACCTCGCCGTGGTCGACAGGCTCAAGGAATTCGCCGCGGGCAAGGGGATCTCGGTCAGCCAGCTCGCGATCGCGTGGACGCTCGCCCAACCGGGCGTACACGTCGCGATCGTGGGCGCGCGCAAGGCGGCCAACATCGAGGCCAGCCTCGCCGCCGCCGACATCGACCTGTCCGCGGACGAGCTCGCGGAGATCGATCGTCTCACCGCCGACGCCGTTCCCGTTTCGGGCGCTAGCCCCGAAGGTGTCGCCTAG
- the pqqB gene encoding pyrroloquinoline quinone biosynthesis protein PqqB, which yields MRVILLGTAAGGGFPQWNCACALCVSDAPPRTQDCVAVSADGEGWYLLNVSPDIRAQILATPPLRAGPGPREIPLRGVLLTDAELDHSLGLLLLREAGGLPVWAPDAVLGALSEQFPARSIIDGYGGWQWLPSSDVSIDGLRVSMLPVSDKRPKYARSSTEDGPWVVAYRIEDVQTGGVFVYAPCLKSWPDGFDDFTRDAGLVLLDGTFYAPDEMSGATAAEVGDGAQLAMGHLPITGSLAKLRPGPRWAYTHLNNTNPVIDPASPEHAAVLAGGASLPLDGKEFKL from the coding sequence ATGAGGGTGATCCTGCTCGGCACCGCGGCGGGCGGCGGTTTCCCGCAATGGAACTGCGCCTGCGCGCTGTGCGTCTCGGACGCGCCGCCGCGGACCCAGGACTGTGTCGCGGTGAGCGCGGACGGCGAGGGCTGGTACCTGCTCAACGTGTCACCGGACATCCGCGCGCAGATCCTCGCCACGCCGCCCTTGCGCGCTGGGCCGGGGCCGCGGGAAATCCCGCTGCGCGGGGTGTTGCTGACCGACGCCGAACTCGACCATTCCCTCGGCCTGCTCCTGTTGCGGGAAGCGGGCGGCCTTCCCGTGTGGGCACCGGACGCCGTTCTGGGTGCCTTGTCCGAACAGTTTCCCGCGCGGTCGATCATCGACGGTTACGGTGGCTGGCAGTGGCTGCCGTCGTCGGATGTCTCCATCGACGGTCTCCGCGTGAGCATGCTTCCCGTGAGCGACAAGCGACCGAAGTACGCCCGTTCGTCCACTGAGGACGGACCGTGGGTGGTGGCGTACCGGATCGAAGACGTCCAGACCGGCGGCGTCTTCGTATACGCACCATGCCTGAAGAGCTGGCCGGACGGGTTCGACGACTTCACCCGCGACGCCGGTCTGGTGCTGCTGGACGGAACCTTCTACGCGCCGGACGAGATGTCGGGCGCCACCGCGGCAGAGGTCGGCGACGGCGCCCAGCTGGCGATGGGGCATCTGCCGATCACCGGCAGTCTCGCGAAGCTGCGGCCCGGCCCGCGGTGGGCGTACACGCATCTGAACAACACGAACCCGGTGATCGACCCGGCCTCGCCGGAGCACGCCGCCGTACTGGCCGGCGGCGCCTCCCTTCCCTTGGACGGTAAGGAATTCAAGCTCTAG